The DNA window TTAATCTCTCAATCAAAATTCAATAAACTGATTTTCTGAAACTGTAAGATTCagtgaagaataaaaaaaaatgttggCAATTTTTCACAAAGCTTTTGCTCATCCACCAGAAGAGCTGAATAGTCCAGCATCATACAAAGGTTCAAAGAAACCTAAGCTTCCTGAAGAAACTCTCAGAGAGTTTCTCTCTCATCATCCTCATAACACTTGTTCCATGAGTTTTGGTCAAGCTTCTGTTCTTGCTTATGTTAGACCCGACAACCCTTTTTCTGTTCATCAAAGGTTAGTTAAtcatgtttttttcattttttcttggtAAATGTTTGTGATTCATTTTGAAACATGGGATGTTATTTTTGCAGGTTGTTTTGTGGAGTTGATGACATATACTGTTTATTTCTGGGGAGTTTGAACAATTTATCAGTACTAAACAAACAATATGGTTTGTCAAAGGGTACTGATGAAGCCATGTTTGTGATTGAAGCTTATAAGACACTTCGTGACCGTGGTCCATATCCAGCAGATCAAGTTGTTAAGGAACTTGATGGTAGTTTTGCTTTTGTTGTTTATGACAGCAAAATTGGCACTGTCTTTGCTGCACTGGTACATATATATTCATGTTGATATCCATCAATGTTTTTTGTTACAAttgttcaaaaatcaaaatcaatgatgtttgttttttttgttaggGTTCTGATGGTGGAGTGAAGTTGTACTGGGGTATTGCAGCTGATGGATCTGTTGTTATTTCTGATGATCTAGATGTTGTCAAAGAAGGTTGTGCTAAATCTTTTGCTCCTTTTCCAACAGGTACCAATTTTTTAGCTTTTGCAATTTCGATCAATACAGATAAACTAATTAcagtcactacaagaaaattgttgTTTAGCCGGGTGAATTTGCCAGGTGACAAACACCTCGCAAAATATTGCACTTGCGGGATGCATTCCACCTCGCAACCCagatttctaaaaaaataaataaaaaatgtttttcctATCTCGCAACGGAGGGagggaagtttgaaattttggaaaaaaacgTTGTAGAGTGTTAAACACCCcgcaacaatttttaaaaaagtttttaaaaaaataaatattacacttACTGAGAAGTCAGGGTAGCAGgtgactttttgttgattttACTGACACAAAAGTTGCGTAGTGCCAATCACCCCGCAAGTCTCTACACCATTTTACTTTGCGAGGTGAGAACCACTCCGcaaggtttttttttaaattttgaaaaaaataaatctgGAAATTAATAATGATAGAAAGTGGTAGGTACATGTGTCAGACAAAGAGGTTGCGGGGTGAGAAACATGCCGCAAGTGTCAATGAAAATAAAGTTTGTAGGGTATTTCGCACCTGGCAAATGTTATTTAATATTTCCTTTTCATCTCCACCTCCCACGTTCTCATTCTCTCTATTTTTCCATTTCCACTCTGCCTCCCACACTTGCATCATTCActgaagaaaaacaaaatattcacaGAACCTTTAACCCAACAAGAACCTCACAAGCTGCATCGTTCCTTCCAAACCTTCCACAAGTTGCAATCTCGTTTCAAGCCTTCTCACAAGATACAATTGTTTGTTCCTTTCTAGGGATTCAACATTTGGGTTCaggtatttttttttttcattttcattttatcaacatTCATGCTAATTCAACTTTCGATTTCGTCGAAAGGGTTGAAATGAACTTCGTAGTATAATAAAGACtccatttttatcttttattctgTCACTATATAAGGTTTCAATGGTTAATTTCTTTCATTGTGGTTGTCATTTCTGTCACTATAACTTAATCTAACAACGACGAGAATTATATAGATTTGCAATGTTTTTGGTAAGAAGGGTGGGGAAGAAAAGGAGTTTGAATGGTTAATTACTTTCACTGTTTTTTACTGGGTATATACACTTGATAGTGGATAATGTGGATGTTCTCTGAATGTCTTGCCTCTTGAATGTTTGGATTTTTTAAACTGAATGTGTATGTATTATTTTGTGCAATTTGAATGTGTGAGTTTGGAGCTGATATGAGGTTTGGTTTTGATGTGTGATTGCAGGTCTTTTCTCTCGGATGGATGCGAAATAAGATGGCTAGAGTTAGAGTGATACAATAAATTGACATTGGCCTTGAAGTGTTTTGGCTTGGTATGAATCTGTAAAACTTGAATTGAATCAGTAGCTCTGAATTACTCTTATGCATAGTTTCTGAAATTGTTTACAAATGTCAGCTCTTTTGACATACAATTATCGTTCGTATTTGCCATTCATATATAATTCTTGTAGTGCTGAACTAGTTTAATTTGTCATTCGTATTTGTCGTTCATATATAATTCTTGTAGTGCCGAATTGTTAGTAGTAATAGTTAGAAAAAATAATACATAcacatttagtttaaaaaatccaAGGACCAAATTTGAATGTGTCTTAATTAAGGAAATAATATACCATCAGAACTGTGTCTTAATTTTAAGGAAATACAATTTGAATGTGTCTTGTAGATCGAAACTGTCCAAATATACCATCAGATTTGGTAAGCCTATCAACAGCCTTGCCCAACACTTCATTGCAAACTCGCATAGCTTGTCTCGTCAAGTTGTCTTCCACTGAAAATAGATAGATTATTATTAGTAGTACTGCTTCTTGTTGAACCTATTTGAGCTGCTTTCTGAAGAAGTGCAGTAGCTGACATTGGAGTAGTACTAGTTTGTGCCATTTGCATGATATCACAAAAAACAGATGATGAAATATTATCAACTGAATTATATGGTTGATGATTAATATTCTGTTGATTTTCATGGTTTAACCATAGTGATAAACTTGGCTTTTGCTGATCACGAAACCCTTCATGTGGAAAACCAGCTAGATTTTGACGTGATATGAATCCATGTGACAAACTAGTTTGTGTGTTCATCAAATTTGACTCTTCATTCTTGAAATTTAGAGTTGTTGGTACCACAAATATCTTCTGAAATCAAAGCTCAATACCCCAAAAACCATGATCAATTTACACCAGTTTTTAATACTACAACACAAATTCAACACCCTTCTTCTGCTACAAGCCATGATCATTTCACACCTCAACACATGCCACCGAGTTCTGGCGTGGCGGATTCTCAATATCCTTCTGCTGGAAGGCATGGCCAGTTTAAACCAGAACTGCTACCAACTGAACCAAAACCTTAACATTACTCTGGAACAAGCCATGACACATATCATTTCGGTGTGATGGAATCTCATGAGCCTAAATATCAACACCTCAGTGCAATGAAAACTCAGTATCCATCTTCTGGAACCCATGATCAGTTTGAGCAATCTTTGCCACAATATTCTAGGGTAACTGAGCCTAAACTTCACCACCAATCTGTTACAAGCTTGCCACAGCATTCTAGGGAAATAAAGACTCATTACTCATGATCAGCTAAGAGCAGAGTTACCAACTGAACACCACTCTCCACAATATTCCAGTGCCATGAGAACTCCTTCAGCTGGAATCCATGATCAGCTAAGAGCAGAAGAACACCATTCTCCACAACATTCCACTGCCATGAGAACTCAATACCCTTCAACGGGAACCCATGATCAGTTTAGAGCAGAGTTACCATGAGGTGTGTCTTGCACTCTCTTCTGCTAAAGCATCACAGAAAGCTCTATGTGTAATAAAACTATCCTTCCTGTGTG is part of the Vicia villosa cultivar HV-30 ecotype Madison, WI linkage group LG2, Vvil1.0, whole genome shotgun sequence genome and encodes:
- the LOC131653648 gene encoding stem-specific protein TSJT1-like isoform X2, yielding MLAIFHKAFAHPPEELNSPASYKGSKKPKLPEETLREFLSHHPHNTCSMSFGQASVLAYVRPDNPFSVHQRLFCGVDDIYCLFLGSLNNLSVLNKQYGLSKGTDEAMFVIEAYKTLRDRGPYPADQVVKELDGSFAFVVYDSKIGTVFAALGSDGGVKLYWGIAADGSVVISDDLDVVKEGCAKSFAPFPTEKQNIHRTFNPTRTSQAASFLPNLPQVAISFQAFSQDTIVCSFLGIQHLGSGLFSRMDAK
- the LOC131653648 gene encoding stem-specific protein TSJT1-like isoform X1, which produces MLAIFHKAFAHPPEELNSPASYKGSKKPKLPEETLREFLSHHPHNTCSMSFGQASVLAYVRPDNPFSVHQRLFCGVDDIYCLFLGSLNNLSVLNKQYGLSKGTDEAMFVIEAYKTLRDRGPYPADQVVKELDGSFAFVVYDSKIGTVFAALGSDGGVKLYWGIAADGSVVISDDLDVVKEGCAKSFAPFPTGCMFHSEGGLMSFEHPMNKLKAMPRIDSEGVMCGANFKVDKFSRVNSIPRVGSQSNWMEWEQH